The proteins below are encoded in one region of Triticum aestivum cultivar Chinese Spring chromosome 1B, IWGSC CS RefSeq v2.1, whole genome shotgun sequence:
- the LOC123117465 gene encoding serine/arginine repetitive matrix protein 1 produces the protein MSTPTAHRVVERLRQSRAVADREDHGRLKPERRRRPDPSTPSPSRRRPASSLPSSARATLRPPPRSSTPRVLRSPRDPPVSRPPPHHPHLAEDLHKVPSSARATHRPRPAALLFERFNRLVPEAEERSSLPRASPAPAALQPPRARSRGEELPLPRASPAPANQQGAPSLAPTAWTPAASCGPGDGNANG, from the exons ATGTCAACGCCCACGGCCCACCGCGTTGTCGAGCGTCTCCGGCAAAGTCGCGCCGTCG CAGATAGAGAGGACCATGGCCGCCTGAAGCCCGAGCGCCGCCGGCGTCCAGACCCCTCCACGCCATCCCCATCTCGCCGAAGACCTGCATCAAGTCTCCCATCCAGCGCCCGCGCCACCCTTCGGCCCCCGCCCCGCAGCTCTACACCACGAGTGCTTCGGTCGCCTCGCGACCCGCCGGTGTCCAGACCCCCTCCACATCATCCCCATCTCGCAGAAGACCTGCATAAAGTCCCGTCCAGCGCCCGTGCCACCCATCGCCCTCGCCCCGCTGCTCTGCTATTCGAGCGCTTCAACCGCCTCGTGCccgaagcagaggagaggagctcCCTGCCACGAGCCTCTCCAGCGCCGGCAGCACTTCAGCCGCCTCGTGCCCGAAGCAGAGGTGAGGAGCTCCCCCTGCCACGAGCCTCTCCAGCGCCGGCAAACCAGCAGGGCGCCCCTTCCTTGGCTCCTACGGCGTGGACACCGGCGGCAAGCTGCGGCCCCGGCGATGGGAACGCAAATGGATAG